The region GGTGATCGAGACGGTGCTCGGCTCAGGAATTGCCTTGCTGATCAATGCACTGATCATTCCAACCGATGCCATTCCGGATGTAGAGAAAAGCATTATAGCGTATAACAAAATGGCCGCCACCACCCTGAGTGGCCTAAGTGCTTTGCTAGATGACACCGACCCCCGCCGGAAAACCGGCCGATCTGAAGTAAATGCGCTTACAAAAGCAGCCCTGGAATGTCGTAAATCGGTGGAACTGGCAGAGCAAAGCCTGAAATATAACCCCCTGCTTACGCACAGGCGCGAGAAACTGAGCCGGCTGGCAGCCGACATCCGGCTGTTGCATAGTATCATGATCCAGATCAGGGGCATCCGGAGAAGCCTGGACGACCTGCAGCGGAATACGGCTTTCCAAACAGATTATGCAGGAAAGGAGCAGCTTGTACGAACCCTGGAGGCTACCGCTGCCTGCATCAGTGCCTTTGGCGAGACGATTGTTGATCCATCGGAAGAGAAATCTGATAGACTAGGCGCGGCCATACGAGTGGCACGGCGCGAGCAGGCCCGCAGCCTCGAAACCCTGACGCATGTAACGGCGTTGCCCGTGCTTCAGGACATGGGCAGCATCCTGACGGATCTGAGCAGAATCGTTACGGAGACGGAGCGACCGGAAGTGGAGGAAGAAGAGATAGCTGAATCTGCCTGATGGCTGAAAAGGAGCATCCCCATGCATTTTCTATCACATGGGGCTGCTCCTCTTTTAGAGGTAAAGATCATACGTTCACCGCCTTCATCTGCTCCTCCCGGTACCTGCCACCGGCGGCTATGCCCTTCGG is a window of Pontibacter kalidii DNA encoding:
- a CDS encoding FUSC family protein; amino-acid sequence: MKKIVEVLGKLGLTLQIAKTALAAALSWFVASVLLQSAYPYFAPVSAIITVQVTVADSVSKASQRIIGIIGGVMLSMLLGRWFQVNTASIFFIILLGMGIAKAFRMNLQIISQVAISSLLVLAFGQVDSGYAYERVIETVLGSGIALLINALIIPTDAIPDVEKSIIAYNKMAATTLSGLSALLDDTDPRRKTGRSEVNALTKAALECRKSVELAEQSLKYNPLLTHRREKLSRLAADIRLLHSIMIQIRGIRRSLDDLQRNTAFQTDYAGKEQLVRTLEATAACISAFGETIVDPSEEKSDRLGAAIRVARREQARSLETLTHVTALPVLQDMGSILTDLSRIVTETERPEVEEEEIAESA